One stretch of Punica granatum isolate Tunisia-2019 chromosome 5, ASM765513v2, whole genome shotgun sequence DNA includes these proteins:
- the LOC116208993 gene encoding pathogenesis-related thaumatin-like protein 3.5: MAVLSNVHLPLLLLICIGNVASGVVFTLQNQCGYTVWPGTLLGNGAAVLGDGGFELPPGGSVQLTAPPGWSGRFWGRTGCSFDPATGAGNCATGDCGGLKCPGGGQPPATLVEFTIASSSADKDFYDVSLVDGYNIGMSVKPTGGVGDCEFAGCHDDLNKNCPPELSVVDGPTGRVVACKSACEAFNTPEFCCTGEHGTPQTCQPTQYSALFKNSCPTAYSYAYDDATSTCTCSGTDYIITFCPSS; encoded by the exons ATGGCAGTGCTCTCCAACGTTCACCTTCCCCTGCTCCTCCTCATCTGCATAG GCAATGTGGCCTCGGGTGTGGTCTTCACCCTCCAGAACCAGTGCGGATACACAGTGTGGCCCGGGACGCTGTTGGGGAACGGCGCAGCGGTCCTCGGGGATGGTGGATTCGAGCTGCCACCGGGAGGTTCGGTCCAGTTAACTGCCCCACCGGGGTGGTCGGGTCGGTTCTGGGGCAGGACTGGCTGCTCCTTCGACCCTGCAACCGGAGCCGGGAACTGTGCCACTGGGGACTGCGGCGGGCTCAAGTGTCCTGGTGGCGGGCAGCCGCCAGCCACCCTCGTCGAGTTCACGATCGCGTCCTCCTCCGCCGACAAGGACTTCTATGACGTCAGCCTCGTGGATGGGTACAACATTGGGATGAGCGTGAAGCCGACTGGAGGGGTCGGGGACTGCGAGTTCGCGGGGTGCCACGACGACCTTAACAAGAACTGCCCACCCGAGCTGAGTGTCGTGGACGGGCCAACAGGGAGGGTGGTTGCATGCAAGAGCGCGTGCGAGGCCTTCAACACTCCCGAGTTCTGCTGCACCGGGGAGCACGGTACCCCCCAGACCTGCCAACCCACCCAGTACTCAGCCCTATTCAAGAACTCTTGTCCAACTGCCTATAGCTATGCCTACGACGACGCCACCAGCACCTGCACCTGCTCCGGCACAGACTACATCATCACCTTCTGCCCGTCCAGTTAA